One Trichormus variabilis 0441 genomic window, TTCCTTAACTGCGCCAAAATCTAGCACCGCTATTTGATTATTCGCCGTCTTTACCATCAGGTTTGCCGGTTTAATATCGCGGTGGATGAGTGGCTGTTCTTGGCTATGGAGATAATCTAGAATATCGCAAGTTTGGATCATCCAGGCGATCGCTTGGCTAGGTATAACTGGGCCAGTGGCATAGATGCGTTTTTCCAAATCTTGCCCATGCACTAATTCCATCGCCAAGTATTTTTTGCCACCTTCCACAAAAAAATCATAATACTTGGGGATACCCGAATGGTTTAGGGATTTGAGAGTATAGGCTTCCCTCTCAAATAGTTCTTGGGCTTTAGCAATCCTCGCCATATCGGCATTCATTTGCTTCAACACCAACAGTTTTGGATGTCCAACAATTACCCCAGCCGCATCCCAAGCTAAATAGGTAGTCCCCATTCCTCCCTGTCCCAAAGTTCGTAACACTTGGTAATGGCGAATGGTTTGGATTACCGAAAGTGGTTGTCCGCAGTGGATACAAAATAGGTTCTGGGGAGAATTACCTTCGTGGGTGCAAGTTAAACTGCCAGGATTGTTAGACAATTCTGGGGAAATTTTTTCTGCCGAACTACCCACCCCAGACAAAGGGCTATCGCTGCCAGAAATTGATTGCCATTCCGGTGGTATTATCCCCTGAACTTGGAATTGCAATATCGGCCCTCCTTGGGCAAGTTGCAGGAGGGCATTATTGGGTAGTGCATCTTGAATTACCAAAACGCCATTTAAGAAAGTTCCATTTGTCCCCTTACTAAGAACCTGCCAGGAACCACCACCACCTGAACTAACTTGCCGAATTTCCAGATGATGGCGAGAAACCA contains:
- a CDS encoding protein kinase domain-containing protein, which codes for MVTLTLLEPQQKTPLKQWCFENSSVIRIGRAADNHVILSDNLVSRHHLEIRQVSSGGGGSWQVLSKGTNGTFLNGVLVIQDALPNNALLQLAQGGPILQFQVQGIIPPEWQSISGSDSPLSGVGSSAEKISPELSNNPGSLTCTHEGNSPQNLFCIHCGQPLSVIQTIRHYQVLRTLGQGGMGTTYLAWDAAGVIVGHPKLLVLKQMNADMARIAKAQELFEREAYTLKSLNHSGIPKYYDFFVEGGKKYLAMELVHGQDLEKRIYATGPVIPSQAIAWMIQTCDILDYLHSQEQPLIHRDIKPANLMVKTANNQIAVLDFGAVKEIGTTPGTRIGAEGYCAPEQERGQPLTQSDLYAIGPTIIFLLTGENPFKFYRQKGRGFRFDVSKIPTVTPKLRDVIERTTEPLPRDRFQSAKELAAALAACK